Proteins found in one Enterococcus sp. 9D6_DIV0238 genomic segment:
- a CDS encoding alpha/beta hydrolase, with translation MKKTRQLANGAAVDIYLPESIEPKKAIIYFHGGGLIYGTKADLTEELKQVFLKNGFQVIAVDYLLAPNTSLPNILTALEETIGLLKDEVIQSRPFGFCGRSAGSFLMLQLVKRGLLPRPDFLVNFYGYTDLSFIDTPRHLIEQTISEKEIQQVDQKENVWDDPFLNRYLLYHYAVQKQMISKFYGINEETIHEFAITKETLQTFPPCFSSASSSDEEIPFRYSKLLGKTIPNSRFEPVYYLEHDFLKLSQDSQVQKVLKHLDNWLTSVL, from the coding sequence ATGAAAAAAACACGCCAATTAGCTAATGGCGCAGCTGTAGATATTTATCTGCCAGAAAGCATCGAACCAAAAAAAGCGATCATTTACTTTCACGGCGGTGGCCTCATCTACGGTACGAAAGCTGATCTAACAGAAGAGTTAAAACAAGTCTTTTTAAAAAACGGCTTTCAAGTGATCGCCGTTGATTATTTACTTGCACCAAATACAAGCTTACCAAATATCTTGACTGCACTTGAAGAAACCATTGGACTATTGAAAGACGAAGTGATCCAGTCTCGTCCCTTTGGTTTTTGCGGACGTTCGGCAGGCAGTTTTTTGATGTTGCAATTAGTTAAGCGGGGACTATTACCTAGACCTGATTTTTTGGTCAATTTTTACGGATATACAGACCTATCATTTATTGATACACCACGTCATTTAATCGAGCAAACCATTTCTGAAAAAGAAATCCAACAAGTGGATCAAAAGGAGAATGTCTGGGATGATCCTTTTTTGAATAGATATCTTCTTTATCACTATGCTGTTCAAAAGCAAATGATCAGTAAATTTTATGGCATAAATGAGGAAACTATCCATGAGTTCGCCATCACAAAAGAAACGTTGCAGACATTTCCTCCTTGTTTCAGCAGCGCCAGTAGTTCGGATGAAGAAATCCCGTTTCGCTATAGCAAGCTACTTGGAAAAACGATTCCTAATAGCAGATTTGAACCTGTTTACTATCTGGAGCATGATTTTCTTAAGCTTTCACAGGACAGTCAGGTACAAAAGGTACTTAAACATTTAGACAACTGGTTAACTTCCGTATTATAA
- a CDS encoding helix-turn-helix domain-containing protein: MLKKIITEKDIQRQILLLEQLLNQQTITAKNLSATIGTTERTIFSDLQLIREQLPLGWSIETDSSGIRLVNASNALTNDIWELFLDQSVSVQLVKELFFTKELVTPVFLQNSGVSLETLKRHTKKINKQLKSYHIEIKLTASSAQLLGEESAIRIFYHRLLVPFTHNNYFFTDYAIHEEHYFLFLKKINRSSISVDTEQIFGACWFFINTIRIKANCRIETFPFEQSDALFALYAPHLEYLYAKEGIYLQGEEIFFAFFCFLESWNYDNHYGTQLKNVFNQQYGSLETAVQSFVAHLAEEIELPRLTATPLASNLVLLLIKYIESPVLSEMFQLEYQELIMSRQNQWLDFNTRNQQLLAILGSEAAIHYPDYFFNLASLLEQQAIFSLQPHMLTIYFIYQGEPAWKAFLQQELADYLGNRVILKAIEWTELAQIQLNETDLLVSNFPLEQVAHPVFYISSIPTKNELHQLKELTLDPYL, translated from the coding sequence ATGCTAAAAAAAATCATTACAGAAAAAGATATTCAACGGCAGATCCTATTATTGGAGCAGTTGTTGAATCAGCAAACCATTACCGCAAAAAATCTGTCAGCTACTATAGGCACAACAGAACGAACGATTTTTTCAGATTTACAATTGATCCGTGAGCAGCTTCCATTGGGTTGGTCGATCGAAACGGACAGCTCTGGTATTCGTTTGGTGAACGCCAGCAATGCACTGACGAATGATATATGGGAACTATTTTTAGACCAGTCTGTCAGTGTCCAACTAGTCAAAGAACTATTTTTCACTAAAGAATTGGTGACTCCTGTGTTTCTGCAAAATAGTGGTGTTTCGTTGGAAACCTTGAAACGCCATACAAAAAAAATCAACAAGCAGCTAAAATCCTATCATATCGAAATCAAATTGACTGCTTCCAGCGCCCAGTTATTGGGTGAAGAAAGTGCCATACGGATTTTTTATCATCGGCTGCTCGTTCCTTTTACCCACAATAATTATTTTTTCACAGATTATGCGATTCATGAAGAGCATTATTTCCTGTTTCTAAAAAAAATCAACCGCTCGTCGATTTCTGTCGATACTGAACAAATTTTTGGTGCCTGTTGGTTTTTTATCAATACGATTCGTATCAAAGCGAATTGCCGTATCGAAACATTTCCATTTGAGCAATCAGATGCACTGTTCGCTTTGTATGCTCCCCACTTAGAGTATTTGTATGCTAAAGAAGGGATTTATTTACAAGGAGAAGAAATATTCTTTGCCTTTTTCTGCTTTTTAGAAAGCTGGAACTATGATAATCACTACGGTACGCAATTAAAGAATGTTTTTAATCAACAGTATGGTTCACTCGAAACAGCTGTACAATCATTTGTTGCCCATTTAGCTGAAGAAATCGAGCTGCCAAGATTAACTGCCACACCATTAGCATCTAATTTAGTTTTGTTACTGATCAAATATATTGAATCTCCTGTTTTATCTGAAATGTTTCAACTGGAATATCAAGAATTGATTATGAGTAGACAGAATCAATGGCTGGATTTTAATACGAGAAATCAACAATTGTTAGCTATTCTAGGTTCAGAGGCGGCGATCCATTATCCAGATTATTTTTTCAATTTAGCAAGTTTACTGGAGCAGCAAGCGATTTTTTCTTTGCAGCCTCATATGCTGACTATTTATTTTATTTACCAAGGCGAGCCAGCCTGGAAAGCTTTTTTGCAGCAGGAATTGGCCGATTATCTTGGTAACCGCGTAATATTAAAGGCAATTGAATGGACTGAGTTAGCGCAAATCCAATTAAATGAGACGGATCTTCTTGTTTCTAATTTCCCGTTGGAACAGGTCGCTCATCCTGTTTTCTATATCTCTTCGATCCCAACAAAAAATGAGCTCCATCAATTGAAGGAGCTCACTTTAGATCCGTACCTTTAA
- a CDS encoding HAD-IC family P-type ATPase, whose product MNWYKQTTQQIMTQTETTRNGLSQLERKRRLSTDGYNKIEETQTVKPWQKFLKHYTDLLMLVLTAAAILKFMTGDFVEGMIIFLVVLINGFVSYWQERKAEESLDGLKQMMGQDAVILSEGTKTQISAEELVQGDIVALKAGDVVPADIRLFEVHDLLIEESILTGESEAAEKNTEVLAKEAPAGDQKNMAFSGTLVQSGSALGIVVATGDATEIGKINHALQSVKQQTTPLVKKMHQLNKQIFKGIMLLIVFLLFFTTFRHGMEWNLIFSAMIALIVAMIPEGLPAVLTMILSMGVKEMADENAIIKNMPSVETLGAMTVICSDKTGTLTENKMTVVDLATDEPQMIEEIMNNCQELKLKDHQSASELQGNPTELALLHYVEDADLKLKPVIGKIPFSSSYKYMATLHPEAQGAVIFVKGAPEVLMEKSNLSETQQISWQRQASALGKKGQRVLGFAYKQVASQQELTHEMLSELTFAGLAGIIDPPKKSAIQAVKESQEAGIAVKMITGDHKETAKAIGEQIGLKHTAKVLEGVDIDQLTEEELAFQVQQVDVFARTTPEHKLRIVTALQNNGEIVGMTGDGVNDAPALKKADIGIAMGIKGSEVSKQAADMVLADDNFHTIAKAVKEGRRIFDNLKKTINFFLPTALAQGLIVVWALMANQPLPLTPVQILWVNMVTTITLSYALGFEKASADTMKRPPRETNEGILSGYSMFRIVYVSLLIMIPAYLLAMSFDGQALQQTMLLQNIVLAQAAYMINCRELVNPSLNKGLLQNRALFVSLGILLLLQTAVVFLPIAQQLIGTVGLSMAQQIVILGNVFLLFLAVEVEKRITRHLRSKKEKATSDICR is encoded by the coding sequence ATGAACTGGTACAAACAAACAACACAGCAGATAATGACACAAACAGAAACGACTCGCAATGGCCTTTCACAACTAGAAAGAAAGAGACGTCTGTCAACGGATGGTTATAATAAAATAGAAGAAACACAAACAGTAAAACCATGGCAAAAATTTTTAAAACATTATACAGATCTATTGATGCTTGTGTTGACAGCCGCCGCTATCTTGAAATTTATGACGGGTGATTTTGTTGAAGGGATGATCATTTTCCTCGTCGTATTGATCAATGGCTTTGTCAGCTACTGGCAAGAGCGTAAAGCAGAAGAATCACTGGATGGACTGAAGCAAATGATGGGACAAGACGCCGTCATCCTTTCAGAAGGAACAAAAACTCAGATTTCAGCAGAAGAACTAGTCCAAGGAGATATTGTTGCTTTAAAAGCAGGAGATGTCGTACCGGCAGATATAAGACTATTTGAAGTGCATGATCTTTTGATCGAAGAATCGATTTTGACAGGTGAATCAGAAGCAGCAGAGAAGAATACAGAAGTTTTAGCAAAAGAAGCACCAGCAGGAGATCAAAAAAATATGGCTTTTTCCGGAACGTTGGTTCAATCCGGTTCAGCCTTAGGAATCGTTGTCGCAACTGGCGATGCAACTGAAATTGGTAAAATCAACCATGCGCTGCAATCAGTCAAGCAGCAAACAACACCCTTAGTGAAAAAAATGCACCAGCTAAACAAGCAGATTTTTAAAGGAATCATGCTCCTGATCGTTTTCCTTCTATTCTTCACGACCTTCCGTCATGGAATGGAGTGGAATCTGATATTTTCAGCAATGATCGCTTTGATCGTTGCGATGATTCCAGAAGGATTGCCAGCAGTTTTGACAATGATCTTATCAATGGGCGTAAAAGAAATGGCTGATGAAAATGCTATTATCAAAAATATGCCCTCTGTTGAAACATTAGGTGCGATGACTGTCATCTGTTCTGATAAAACAGGAACGTTGACAGAAAATAAAATGACCGTTGTAGACTTAGCAACAGATGAGCCGCAAATGATCGAAGAAATCATGAACAACTGTCAGGAATTAAAATTAAAAGATCATCAGTCTGCAAGCGAGCTGCAGGGGAATCCAACTGAATTAGCGCTGCTTCATTACGTGGAAGATGCTGATTTAAAACTAAAACCAGTTATTGGGAAAATTCCATTTAGTTCCAGCTATAAATATATGGCAACTTTACATCCGGAAGCACAAGGAGCGGTTATCTTTGTAAAGGGAGCTCCGGAAGTCCTGATGGAAAAATCAAATTTATCTGAAACACAACAAATCAGCTGGCAAAGACAAGCTTCCGCACTGGGCAAAAAAGGTCAAAGAGTGCTTGGGTTTGCTTATAAGCAAGTAGCGTCACAACAGGAACTGACACATGAGATGCTGTCAGAGTTGACGTTTGCAGGCTTAGCCGGCATCATCGATCCACCGAAAAAGAGCGCGATTCAAGCAGTCAAAGAATCACAAGAAGCAGGGATCGCGGTAAAAATGATCACAGGAGATCATAAAGAAACAGCTAAAGCGATCGGCGAGCAAATTGGCTTGAAGCACACTGCAAAGGTATTAGAAGGTGTGGATATCGACCAGTTGACAGAGGAAGAGCTAGCATTTCAAGTACAACAAGTCGATGTCTTTGCCAGAACAACACCAGAGCACAAATTAAGAATCGTAACAGCTTTACAAAATAATGGAGAAATTGTCGGGATGACAGGAGATGGTGTCAACGATGCTCCTGCATTGAAAAAAGCGGATATCGGTATTGCCATGGGAATCAAAGGCAGTGAAGTGAGTAAGCAAGCGGCAGATATGGTTTTAGCAGATGATAATTTCCATACGATCGCTAAGGCGGTAAAAGAAGGTAGACGGATTTTTGATAATCTAAAGAAAACGATCAATTTCTTTTTACCTACAGCGTTGGCGCAAGGCTTGATCGTTGTATGGGCACTTATGGCGAATCAGCCATTGCCATTGACTCCTGTTCAAATTTTATGGGTCAACATGGTAACGACGATCACTTTGTCTTATGCTCTAGGCTTTGAAAAAGCAAGTGCAGATACAATGAAAAGACCGCCAAGAGAGACGAACGAAGGGATTTTATCCGGCTATAGTATGTTTAGAATCGTCTATGTTTCATTGCTCATCATGATCCCTGCGTACTTGTTAGCAATGAGCTTTGATGGACAAGCGTTACAGCAAACAATGCTTTTACAAAACATTGTTTTAGCACAAGCAGCATATATGATCAATTGTAGAGAGTTGGTAAATCCATCGTTAAACAAAGGGTTGCTACAAAATAGAGCGTTATTTGTATCATTAGGGATTTTACTTTTGCTACAAACAGCAGTCGTCTTTTTACCTATCGCACAACAATTGATCGGAACAGTTGGACTTAGTATGGCGCAACAAATCGTTATTTTAGGAAATGTGTTCTTGTTGTTCTTAGCAGTAGAGGTTGAAAAAAGAATCACTAGACATTTGAGAAGTAAAAAAGAAAAAGCAACCAGCGACATTTGCCGCTAG
- a CDS encoding LTA synthase family protein: MIKNKSTKFNYLPIIVACLFMVVQRVLRSAIEIPEYSGYVTRFYLYQIVNAIVMVGINIFPIYLGFYAQKFKEKNIFRKLSHYLLLYILTSLVINVFFFFLQNSLNIRDYWMILFPISQNNFGYSVSCVLILLFLPVLISWLDQTSEQTLKISVLFTSFLFVVLPTLFSKDLWGFQEGKSILWVLYLVLIGYFLKRMKVLQKVRFPLIHLIVSVVFLVSTIFIMAVVSLQMRNDVSTATRFCVPFSLFAMYYTVSLFLSLESRKYLRLNVSTDMIAATLISNQLAINVPLVPYIISTYYRKSYPDSGAQWLKSLVMYIILWFGASVMLTFGNILIQKTKSFTFIARKLAVESPKDLQRKLLSVCQWLKRKQRLLFTAMFFYVFTIIQMLLISETQLSISVSDTANAYGFILLKRQAPIFLNVLIIMMFFMFLLIVTNKFWHSFILTVIIDLVITISNYLKIALREEPVLPSDLKLLSGINEIIDMVNPIIIFAGVAVIILLAISSYVLERRAKRLYNLKISWKKRGIGLTVIVLFFSSLFFVNHKNSPSYLFFNLFRVNRYFYNQKLGAQINGPIVQFLNNIDVLVMDEPAGYSEEKIKEIMKKYDKEAETINKDRVDWAENETVIFNLSESFSDPKRVPNLTIDNDPMPYVRQLMKETTSGLMLSNGYGGGTANMEWGALTSLDISNLSPTLPTPYTQLVEKQMISPNITNLFEDNIAIHPYVATLYNRKNVFEKFGFDTFYYVDGPDELKYQDKIDDNIYISDFSAYNETLDKLKANLDTTQFIQLSTMQNHMPYKDYYQENNFSFSGNAVVRDRQSELNTYMQGMYYTDEAVRYFIEELDKIEKPITFVFYGDHLPSLYSGNNMGKYGLVQHETDYFIYSNRYSRERSQKLNKKIVAPYNFSALALEQADIKITPFYALMTKLTNEVLASTTDPSASISNNYNGQKIFVTDTNETLSETDLSSKQKELLDEYRLIQYDLTAGEEYAAEWASQSVIDR; the protein is encoded by the coding sequence ATGATTAAAAACAAATCTACAAAGTTCAATTACTTACCGATAATTGTGGCCTGTTTGTTTATGGTGGTTCAACGAGTGTTACGTTCAGCAATAGAAATTCCTGAATATTCGGGGTATGTGACACGGTTCTATTTATATCAAATCGTGAATGCGATTGTGATGGTAGGGATCAATATTTTTCCTATCTATTTAGGATTTTATGCGCAGAAATTTAAAGAAAAGAACATTTTTAGGAAATTGAGCCATTATTTGCTACTGTATATACTAACATCATTAGTGATCAATGTTTTTTTCTTCTTCTTGCAAAATTCACTTAATATACGGGATTATTGGATGATTCTTTTTCCAATCAGTCAAAATAATTTCGGCTACAGTGTATCTTGTGTGCTTATATTGCTATTTTTACCTGTGCTTATCTCCTGGCTGGATCAAACGTCAGAACAAACACTCAAAATAAGTGTGTTGTTTACTTCTTTTTTGTTTGTGGTGTTACCAACCTTATTTAGTAAAGACTTATGGGGATTCCAAGAAGGGAAGAGCATTCTGTGGGTCTTATATCTTGTTTTGATCGGCTATTTTTTAAAACGGATGAAAGTACTTCAAAAAGTTCGTTTTCCTTTGATCCATTTGATAGTCAGTGTGGTATTTTTGGTCAGTACTATTTTTATTATGGCTGTAGTCTCCTTACAAATGAGAAATGATGTGTCGACTGCAACTCGTTTTTGTGTGCCGTTTTCTCTGTTTGCTATGTACTATACAGTCAGTTTATTCCTTAGTCTGGAGAGTCGGAAATATTTGAGGTTGAATGTTTCAACGGACATGATTGCTGCAACATTGATCAGTAACCAACTGGCGATCAATGTTCCTTTAGTTCCTTATATTATTTCTACGTATTATCGAAAATCTTATCCAGATTCTGGAGCACAATGGCTGAAATCACTAGTGATGTATATCATTCTTTGGTTTGGTGCGTCAGTTATGTTGACCTTTGGTAATATTTTGATTCAAAAAACAAAGAGTTTCACTTTCATTGCTCGGAAATTGGCGGTTGAATCACCGAAAGATCTGCAGCGTAAGCTTTTAAGTGTATGTCAATGGCTAAAAAGGAAACAGCGTCTCCTCTTTACTGCGATGTTTTTTTATGTGTTCACGATCATCCAAATGCTTTTGATTTCAGAGACGCAATTGAGCATCAGTGTTTCTGATACTGCAAATGCGTATGGGTTTATTCTGCTGAAAAGACAAGCACCGATTTTTTTAAATGTTTTGATCATCATGATGTTTTTCATGTTCTTATTGATAGTCACGAACAAATTTTGGCATTCATTTATCCTAACTGTGATTATTGATTTAGTGATCACGATTTCGAATTATTTAAAGATTGCGTTGCGGGAAGAACCAGTGCTGCCTTCTGATTTAAAGCTTTTGTCAGGAATAAATGAAATTATCGATATGGTCAACCCAATCATCATTTTTGCTGGGGTAGCTGTGATCATCTTATTGGCAATTTCCAGCTATGTATTAGAACGTAGAGCAAAACGTTTATATAATTTAAAAATCAGCTGGAAAAAAAGAGGCATTGGATTGACAGTTATTGTACTGTTCTTTTCAAGTTTGTTTTTTGTAAATCATAAAAATTCTCCGTCTTATTTATTTTTTAATCTGTTTAGAGTCAATCGTTATTTCTATAATCAAAAATTAGGCGCCCAAATCAATGGACCAATCGTCCAATTTTTGAACAATATCGATGTATTAGTGATGGATGAGCCGGCAGGTTACTCAGAAGAAAAAATCAAGGAAATCATGAAAAAGTATGATAAAGAAGCAGAGACCATCAATAAAGATCGAGTGGACTGGGCTGAAAATGAAACGGTGATCTTCAATCTTAGTGAAAGTTTTAGTGATCCTAAACGAGTCCCTAACCTGACGATCGATAATGATCCTATGCCGTATGTTCGACAGCTGATGAAAGAAACGACGAGCGGGTTGATGTTGTCTAATGGATATGGTGGAGGCACTGCAAATATGGAATGGGGAGCATTGACAAGTCTTGATATAAGTAATCTTTCCCCTACATTACCTACACCTTATACTCAATTAGTAGAAAAACAGATGATTTCACCAAACATCACGAATTTATTTGAAGACAATATAGCAATCCATCCCTATGTTGCTACTCTTTATAATCGTAAAAATGTCTTTGAAAAATTTGGTTTCGATACCTTTTATTATGTAGATGGACCGGATGAATTAAAATACCAAGATAAAATAGACGATAATATCTATATCTCCGATTTTTCAGCCTATAATGAAACGCTGGATAAATTGAAGGCTAACCTTGATACGACACAGTTCATTCAATTATCTACAATGCAAAATCACATGCCCTATAAAGATTATTATCAAGAGAATAATTTTTCATTTAGCGGGAATGCAGTGGTGAGAGACCGACAATCCGAGCTGAATACTTATATGCAGGGAATGTATTATACGGATGAAGCAGTTCGTTACTTTATCGAAGAATTGGACAAAATAGAAAAACCGATCACATTTGTCTTTTATGGCGATCATTTACCTTCTCTTTACAGCGGGAATAATATGGGGAAATATGGTTTAGTTCAGCATGAAACGGATTACTTTATTTATAGTAATCGCTATAGCCGCGAGCGCAGTCAGAAGTTGAATAAGAAAATTGTTGCTCCTTACAATTTTTCAGCATTGGCATTAGAGCAAGCTGATATTAAAATCACCCCATTTTATGCATTGATGACAAAGTTGACTAATGAAGTGTTAGCTTCAACGACAGATCCGTCTGCTAGTATTTCAAATAACTATAATGGTCAAAAGATCTTTGTGACCGATACTAATGAAACATTATCTGAAACTGACTTATCAAGTAAGCAAAAAGAATTGCTGGATGAGTACCGTTTGATACAGTATGATTTGACTGCGGGTGAAGAGTACGCTGCTGAATGGGCAAGTCAATCAGTTATAGACCGATAA
- the truA gene encoding tRNA pseudouridine(38-40) synthase TruA codes for MRNIKLTIEYDGARYLGWQRLGNSDKTIQGKIEHVLKQMTGEEIEIIGSGRTDAGTHAHGQVANFKSNTAMDPKEIIEFVNRYLPRDIVVKMVEDVPERFHARYNAVGKKYSYYVWNESIPTAFERNYSFQFPQQLDIDLMNEACQKLIGKHDFIGFSALKKTKKSTVRTIDELSIEREGQLLHFTFVGDGFLYKMVRIIMGTLLEIGSGKRSITTIDDIFEQKVRSEAGETVPAQGLFLDEVYY; via the coding sequence ATGAGGAATATAAAATTAACGATCGAATATGATGGTGCTAGGTATCTTGGCTGGCAGCGTCTCGGGAATTCTGATAAAACGATTCAAGGCAAGATCGAACACGTATTGAAACAGATGACAGGAGAAGAAATAGAGATCATCGGCTCGGGGAGAACCGATGCAGGAACGCATGCACATGGACAAGTGGCCAATTTTAAATCAAACACTGCAATGGATCCAAAGGAGATCATAGAGTTCGTAAATCGTTATCTTCCTAGAGATATCGTTGTGAAAATGGTAGAGGATGTGCCTGAGCGATTTCATGCTCGATATAATGCGGTTGGGAAAAAATACAGCTATTATGTATGGAATGAGTCTATTCCAACAGCATTTGAACGGAACTATAGTTTTCAATTTCCACAACAACTAGACATTGATTTAATGAATGAAGCCTGCCAAAAATTGATTGGAAAACATGATTTTATCGGTTTTTCAGCTCTAAAGAAAACAAAAAAATCTACTGTTCGAACAATCGATGAGCTATCGATCGAACGTGAAGGCCAGTTGCTTCATTTTACATTTGTCGGCGATGGATTTCTGTATAAGATGGTTCGGATCATCATGGGAACACTTTTGGAGATCGGCAGTGGAAAGAGGTCTATCACAACGATCGACGACATATTTGAGCAAAAAGTTCGAAGCGAAGCAGGCGAAACAGTGCCGGCGCAAGGACTTTTTCTTGATGAGGTGTATTATTAA
- a CDS encoding bifunctional metallophosphatase/5'-nucleotidase — protein sequence MKKYLSMGITILLGMGFLAGCSSENKDTASSGEKQETNEKTVTILGTSDIHGRYMAWDYATDVENKIGSFAQIGTIVKEIRAKNDNVLLVDAGDLIQDNSAELYKDDEPHPATEVLKALDYDVWTMGNHEFDYGFGVLDKITDQFEGGVLAGNVALEDGTPYYDAYKIVEQDGVKIGFIGMTTPMVAEFKKDTDIFDGKKLTDPVEETKKAVKDLKKKVDVLVGVVHMGIDNENDVHNTGVADMAEAVPELDVVFAGHMHTLVEEEFINDVLIVEPDKYGRYVSRVDIDLVKKGDSYEVKKKAGSAIEVASYEEDQEINDLLKASHEKARKDANTVLGELTGMDLVPKDEIKGISSAQIQETPLVNFFGEVMLHYSQNADVVAFQIDTDTPSLDMGEIKKKDIARNYQFTDGEVTVYDITGKDLKDYMEWGADYYNQTKPGDVTVSYNIERRSSKYNTNDRFYNVKYDIDLSKKAGERITNLRRLDETPITDGENLKIGMNQYRMNFLVSEDGPLAGRKFKEGYSTFSQEAFGEKEGRIRELAARYIKEEKNGVYEGKLLNNWRIVGVDTEAPERKAVVELINAEIVELPSEEGVANIASINISEPVTDKEIQELTKKAGLDTKDTEGIKTTGELYQKINELRKK from the coding sequence ATGAAAAAGTATTTAAGCATGGGAATAACTATTTTACTTGGGATGGGATTTTTAGCTGGCTGTTCTTCAGAAAATAAGGATACTGCAAGTAGTGGAGAAAAACAGGAGACCAATGAAAAAACAGTAACGATTTTAGGAACGTCTGATATCCATGGGCGCTATATGGCTTGGGATTATGCGACAGACGTTGAAAATAAAATCGGAAGTTTTGCCCAAATTGGAACGATCGTAAAGGAAATCAGAGCGAAAAACGACAATGTATTATTAGTTGATGCTGGTGACTTGATCCAGGATAATTCAGCAGAGCTATATAAAGACGATGAGCCGCATCCAGCAACAGAGGTCTTGAAGGCATTGGATTATGATGTTTGGACAATGGGCAATCATGAGTTTGACTACGGGTTTGGTGTATTGGATAAGATCACTGATCAATTCGAAGGTGGTGTCTTAGCTGGGAATGTCGCATTAGAGGATGGAACGCCGTATTATGATGCATATAAAATCGTGGAACAAGACGGTGTCAAGATCGGATTTATCGGTATGACAACTCCGATGGTCGCAGAATTTAAAAAGGATACGGATATTTTTGACGGGAAAAAATTGACAGATCCAGTAGAAGAAACGAAAAAAGCTGTAAAAGATCTGAAAAAGAAGGTCGATGTTCTTGTCGGTGTTGTTCATATGGGTATCGATAATGAAAATGATGTGCACAACACAGGAGTTGCTGATATGGCAGAAGCGGTACCAGAATTGGACGTTGTTTTTGCAGGACATATGCACACGTTGGTTGAAGAAGAGTTTATCAATGATGTTTTGATCGTTGAACCGGATAAATACGGACGATATGTTTCTCGGGTGGATATCGACTTAGTAAAAAAAGGTGACAGCTATGAAGTGAAGAAAAAAGCTGGTTCAGCGATCGAAGTAGCCAGCTATGAAGAAGATCAGGAGATCAATGATCTTTTAAAAGCTTCTCATGAAAAAGCCAGAAAAGATGCTAATACAGTGCTGGGTGAACTAACCGGAATGGATTTAGTGCCAAAAGATGAGATCAAAGGTATTTCTTCTGCACAAATCCAAGAAACGCCATTGGTCAATTTCTTTGGCGAAGTGATGCTTCATTATAGTCAAAATGCGGATGTTGTTGCATTTCAGATCGATACAGACACGCCTTCTCTAGATATGGGAGAGATCAAGAAAAAAGATATTGCCCGAAATTATCAATTTACAGATGGCGAAGTGACTGTCTATGATATTACAGGGAAAGATTTAAAGGATTATATGGAGTGGGGAGCAGATTATTACAATCAAACAAAACCAGGAGATGTAACGGTCAGCTATAATATTGAACGCCGTTCCAGCAAATATAATACAAATGATCGTTTCTACAATGTAAAATACGATATCGATCTATCCAAAAAAGCGGGCGAACGTATTACTAATTTGCGAAGACTCGATGAAACGCCGATCACAGATGGAGAAAACTTAAAAATTGGCATGAATCAATACCGAATGAACTTTTTAGTTTCAGAGGATGGACCTTTGGCTGGACGTAAATTCAAAGAAGGCTACTCCACGTTTTCGCAAGAGGCATTTGGTGAAAAAGAAGGACGAATTCGTGAACTGGCTGCTCGTTACATCAAAGAAGAAAAAAATGGCGTGTATGAAGGGAAACTTTTAAATAATTGGCGCATTGTTGGTGTGGATACAGAAGCGCCTGAAAGAAAAGCAGTCGTGGAGTTGATCAATGCTGAAATAGTAGAATTGCCTAGCGAAGAGGGTGTGGCGAATATTGCGTCGATCAATATATCTGAGCCGGTGACGGATAAAGAGATCCAAGAGCTGACGAAAAAAGCTGGTCTGGATACCAAAGATACTGAAGGGATCAAAACAACAGGGGAGCTTTATCAAAAAATCAATGAACTACGAAAAAAATAG